From a single Lolium rigidum isolate FL_2022 chromosome 7, APGP_CSIRO_Lrig_0.1, whole genome shotgun sequence genomic region:
- the LOC124676518 gene encoding protein C2-DOMAIN ABA-RELATED 7-like, protein MASEDVIGKLSVRVVRGQNLVIADSLTKTSDTYVVLSYGSQRVTTSVQKKNSNPLWNEVLLLPVTYPTKPVKLEVFDEDKFTTDDSLGVAEFNVTDIYDAAKLDLKHASDGTKVKTIYPVGTNYLGGESHVTWKNGKVVQDLILKLKNVNSGSVVLQLEWVHVPGVTL, encoded by the exons ATGGCGTCAGAGGATGTGATCGGGAAGCTCAGCGTCCGCGTGGTGCGGGGACAGAACCTCGTCATCGCCGACTCGCTCACCAAAACCAGCGACACCTACGTCGTCCTCTCCTACGGCTCCCAG AGAGTGACGACTAGTgttcagaagaagaattccaaTCCTCTATGGAATGAAGTACTGCTGCTCCCTGTAACATATCCTACAAAGCCAGTGAAACTT GAGGTTTTTGACGAGGACAAATTCACGACCGATGACagcttgggagtggctgagtttaATGTCACTGACATCTATGATGCCGCAAAGCTGGACCTGAAGCATGCCTCCGATGGAACAAAAGTCAAAACTATATACCCGGTAGGCACAAATTACCTTGGCGGTGAGAGCCACGTCACGTGGAAGAATGGCAAGGTCGTCCAAGACTTGATTCTGAAATTGAAGAACGTTAACAGTGGCTCTGTCGTGCTGCAGCTGGAGTGGGTTCACGTCCCTGGCGTTACTCTGTAA